Genomic window (Marinifilum sp. JC120):
CCTATCTCCAGTACTTTATGCCCTGGCTCGATTTTAAGCAATTCGGACATTACTGCTACGATGTATGGCTGGGAGATAGTCTGCCCTTCACCGATGGGCAAAGCACTGTCTGAATAAGCACGTGAAGCTAGGGCGTCCTGCACGAACAGGTGTCGCGGAACTTTACGCATGGCATCCAGAACATTCTTATCAGCCACGCCACGGGCCGAAATCTGCTCTTCCACCATTTTCAATCTGGAACGCTTTGGGTCTATACGCACTTATCCCCCGTCAGGCAAAACCGTTCCCAGTAAGCCTGAAAATTATTTTTTAACTATGAATTCCCGGACAAATAATAACAACCGGATTAATTCATTGTTTGCAGTTGAAAATCAGATTTTAGCGGTCAAGTCAACCTGAATGGTCCAAATTGAGGTTTAAACCCGTTTTTTCCACATACATCTTGACACGAAAGCGACATAAAGAGAGATTATAGTAAGGACAAAAGGAGGACCACATGCTCAAAGTTGACGATCTTATGACAACTGAACTGTTCACCCTTAGCGAATCTGATAATTTAAAAATGGCTAGGTCTCTAATGGACCTGCAACGTATCAGACATATCCCCATCGTAAATGATAAGCGGGAATTTATCGGACTGGTAACTCACCGAGATATCCTGCGGGCCACTATTTCGCAACTGGCGGACATTGACCCAAACACTCAGGGTGAGATTGATTCCGGAATTCCTGTCGGTGAAATTATGCGTACCGACATCAAAACAATTTCAGCCGAAACTTCCTTGAAGGAAGCTGCCACAACGCTCCTAAATCATAAATATGGATGTTTTCCGGTGGTTAACGAGCAAAACGGATTGGTTGGAATACTAACCGAAGCAGACTTTCTCAAGCTGACTATCAGCCTGATGGAAGCTCTTGAGAAAAACGACGATTAGGCCATTATCCTCCATACTCTGTTATTGTAAACCAGACGACTGAGAAACGGAATTGAGATAATCTCAATTCCGTTTCTTTATATAAATTTACGATCCAACAAAAGATGCGAAAAATATCCGGTCACAAAAGCCACATAATAGGGCAATAAAGTAGGAAAAGGCTGCCCGTATAAATAATAAGGTAAAATCAACATCGGCATGGGCACCAAGAGCATGGCCCACCATGTATGGGTCCAGCCGCGATGGGCACTGATACCGGGCAGCATGGCCAGTACCCCCAGATAAGCCGCCCATTTAAATCTCTCCAGATAAATCAGAGACAAAGACAAAAGAAGCATACCTGAATAAAAGATTCTCTTGCCTTTTGAGTCCGTATCGATATCCGGGAAAAGAGCCCCCAGCACGCAAAGCACGAACAACGAAATCACCTGCTCTGGATCAATCACATACAGACCAATATTTACCAGCCCCAGAAGAACCAAAGCTCCGGCAACAACGGAGCCACTAACATGAACCTTATATCCCGGCATTTAATAACTACTTATTTTTAATTGAAATAAACATAAAGTAAAACCTAGATTTTCTGTTTCTGCGTATATGGCATTACAACATAGTTGTCCAATTCCCAAATTACTCTGGCGAACTGGAGTAAAGCCTAGAAAAGATTTTCCTCTGTCCGCCGGAGGCACAAAAAAAGTGCCTTCCCGCGAGGAAAGGCACTTTTAAATTCAATATGCGTAAATGCCTACATGGCGTCGCTGGAATCAAGTTCTTCGATCTGTTTATCGATTTCCTTTTGCAGCTTTTCAGGCAGGCCCATGATGTCAACGTTCAGGAAGCCACGTACGATGGTTGAGGTAGCTTCGTCCTCATCCATTCCGCGAGCCATGAGATATTCGATCTCTTCCTGTGCGATCTTACCGACAGCGGCCTCGTGAGAAAGTTCAACACCTTCCACGGTTGCCTCCAACTCGGGAACGGCATGAATGCGTCCGCCGCCGAGGATAAGCCCCTGACACTCGATATGACCGCGTGCAGGTTCGTAGTTACCCTGAATATGCCCACGGGAGATAATGGTTCCGCCGGTGGTAATGGTGCGGGAAATGGTTTCCGCTTTGGTGTTGGGTGCGTTCTGGATGATCCGGGTCCCGGTATCGATATAGGAGCCTTCAGGAGCGACCAGCACGGAATTAAAACGGGCAACCGCGCCTTCACCATTCAGGAAAATAGTCGGGTAAGACTGAAGGTCTTTTACCTTTTTCATCAGCACATAGTTGTTAATGAGCGTTCCACCCTCTTCAACAACACCTACAGTGCGAGGACGTACAACGGTATTTTCACCCCAGTTGTGGACCATGGTGAAAGTAAGTTTACCGCCCTTTTTAACGTAAAATTCGGAAAGACCGAAATGTCCGCCGGTGAACTTGTCATGGGCAGCGGCACAACCGGTGATGATGTGCAGTTCGGAATTCTCCTCAACAACAACGATGTTGTGGATGTTCTGACCGGAATTTTCAGATTTGAGAAAGAGGCAGGACTGTACCGGCTTTTCGATTTTCGCACCCTTTTTGGTGCGTACGAAGTAACCGCCATGCAGGTTATCTGCGGCGTTGCGGGTGAACTCGTCCTTGTCTTTATCAATAAGCTTGAAGTAGTAATCAGGCAGGTCGTCGTATTTATCAAGAGCCTTCTTGATATCCATGACTTCAACGTCTTTATCGTTAGTGCCGCAATGTACGTTGGAGTGGTCAACCTGCATAAAGGTACCGCTGACATCCTTGGCGTCCACGTCAACACCGGCCATGATCAACTGCTCTTTTTCTTCAGCATCTATTGAAGAAAGGTCTTCAATAAAATCGTGTTCAAGACCATCAAATTTAAAATCGTTCAGATCAACTTTATTCATGATATTCCTCCGTGGATTTACACTGCTAGTTCAGGCACTTCACGCATTCTTTGTATCCGTACTTGCGGATGTGCTCCAAAATGTCGCGAGGTCTGGCTTCACAGCAGAGGTGTCCGTTAAAAAGAACCTGTCCACGGTCAGCATTAATGTAATCCAGAATGTGTCCGGTATGGGTAATAATCAAGCCGCATGTCTTAGTACTTTTCTTCATCTTCTGCTCTTTCATGCTCAGATCAAGATTGGGCTTAATTTCGCCATCAAGCAGGGTGCGGACCATTTTACCGATCAGGTGCATATTTTCGAGGTCAACGCCGGATTCCGGCTCATCAAAAAGCAGCAGGCCGGGATTCTGGGCCATGAGCTGAAGCAACTCGGAACGCTTAATCTCACCACCGGAAAAACCGGAGTTGATATCACGGTCGAGAAAGTTGGTCATATTGACACGCTGAGCCAGCATTTCAACATCCACATTGGAACCGTTGCCGCACATCTTTACCAGATGGCGAGTCTTAAGGCCGTGGATGGTCGGGGGACGCTGGAAGGACATGCCGATTCCGAGACGGGCACGTTCATAAATGGGGGCGTAGGTGATATCTTCACCTTTGAAAGTAATCTTGCCCTGGGTAATGTCGTAGTTACTAAAGCCCATGAGGGTCATGAGCAGGGAGGTCTTACCGGAACCGTTGGGTCCGAAAAGGATGAAAGTCTCCCCTTCTTTTATATGCAGGTTGAGGCCTTTGATGACCTCCTTGTCGCCGATACTGACGTGCAAGTCTTCTATTTTAAGCATTGAAATTCCTCACTTTATAAGCGAAAAGCCAAAAATGGAGTTATTTAGTCGAATTAAGTACGCTTTGAAGAGCTAATAAAATTCACTTTTCAAGTCCAGAATAAATAATGATTAATTTCACAATATCCAGATTTAATGCCCAAACGCACGTTATGAAAAATGGTGACGACTCTGAAAAAGTCAAGATACAAAATAAAAAAACTCAAATTTCCTGAATAGAAAGATTTACTTCACGCCGGATAATGACTAATTTGGTAACTCATTTTTTCAGGAGAAATTTTTATGGCTAAGAAAAAAATGAGTTCCCTGTCAGATCTCAAGGGACTCAAATTCACAAAAGACAAGAAAGAAGAACATGTTCCCAAGGCGGTTCGAAAAGCTCTTGAAGCTGTTAAGAAAAAGCCCGCCCCCATAGAGCCGGAAGAAAAGGAAATTGAAGTGGACGATGATCAGGCATTCATGAATGCCATGAATGGAGTTAAGCCCATGGACCGCTCTACCGTTGCCACCCAGAAGCCGAAACCAACCCCGGCCCCTAAAATGTCGGAAGAAGATGAAGGTAAGGAATACCTGAGCAGCCTTGTTTCCGGTAAAATCGAATTTGAATTGGAATATTCCGACGAATTCATGTTCGGCTATGTACGCGGAACCGATTCCAAGGTATTTCAAAAACTTAAGGCCGGAGCCTTCAGCTACGAATCGCATATAGACCTGCACGGCATGAACTCCGAACAGGCTTTTGACAACCTGCTGTTTTTCATCCGCGAATCTTTTTTGCAGGGCAATCGTTGTGTGCTGGCAGTGACCGGACGAGGTAAAAACTCACCGGGTGGACATTCCGTACTCAAACGGGAAATTCAAGACTGGCTGACCCGCGATCCCTTCCGCCGCGTGGTACTGGCTTTCTGCACTGCCCAGCCAAAAGACGGCGGTGCCGGGGCTTTGTACATTCTGCTGCGCAAGCAGAAGAAAGTACAAGGCAAGGTCAAATGGGACAAAGGCATAAATTGGGGTAAGGAATTTTAATGGAAATTTACGACAACCCGGATCGCATAAAACTGGCTTTTGGAATCCCTTTTTTCAATATGGATTTCAATGAGCTGATGCTGACCGTGGGAGAACGGGCTGGCGCGAAAGAAAAGACTATGATTTTCGCGCCCTCTTTCCCGTGGCTGCTTGATTACGCCAAATATCCAAACTTATGCCCGGATTGTGCAGACTTTATTCTACCCACAGATTCAGAAATGGTTAGCTTAGCCCAAAAAGCTGAAATCAAACTGAAGATGCCTTTAGAATACTTCGAATTCCCGGAGCAAATCGCACGCATTTGCGCTCACTACGGGTTCAGCCTGCTCCATGTTTCTGAATCAGCGCTGAAAACTGATATCCTCATTCGTGACGGCTACGTCCCTCTGTCGT
Coding sequences:
- a CDS encoding CBS domain-containing protein; translation: MLKVDDLMTTELFTLSESDNLKMARSLMDLQRIRHIPIVNDKREFIGLVTHRDILRATISQLADIDPNTQGEIDSGIPVGEIMRTDIKTISAETSLKEAATTLLNHKYGCFPVVNEQNGLVGILTEADFLKLTISLMEALEKNDD
- a CDS encoding SufD family Fe-S cluster assembly protein, producing the protein MNKVDLNDFKFDGLEHDFIEDLSSIDAEEKEQLIMAGVDVDAKDVSGTFMQVDHSNVHCGTNDKDVEVMDIKKALDKYDDLPDYYFKLIDKDKDEFTRNAADNLHGGYFVRTKKGAKIEKPVQSCLFLKSENSGQNIHNIVVVEENSELHIITGCAAAHDKFTGGHFGLSEFYVKKGGKLTFTMVHNWGENTVVRPRTVGVVEEGGTLINNYVLMKKVKDLQSYPTIFLNGEGAVARFNSVLVAPEGSYIDTGTRIIQNAPNTKAETISRTITTGGTIISRGHIQGNYEPARGHIECQGLILGGGRIHAVPELEATVEGVELSHEAAVGKIAQEEIEYLMARGMDEDEATSTIVRGFLNVDIMGLPEKLQKEIDKQIEELDSSDAM
- a CDS encoding ABC transporter ATP-binding protein translates to MLKIEDLHVSIGDKEVIKGLNLHIKEGETFILFGPNGSGKTSLLMTLMGFSNYDITQGKITFKGEDITYAPIYERARLGIGMSFQRPPTIHGLKTRHLVKMCGNGSNVDVEMLAQRVNMTNFLDRDINSGFSGGEIKRSELLQLMAQNPGLLLFDEPESGVDLENMHLIGKMVRTLLDGEIKPNLDLSMKEQKMKKSTKTCGLIITHTGHILDYINADRGQVLFNGHLCCEARPRDILEHIRKYGYKECVKCLN
- a CDS encoding DNA mismatch repair protein MutS, producing the protein MAKKKMSSLSDLKGLKFTKDKKEEHVPKAVRKALEAVKKKPAPIEPEEKEIEVDDDQAFMNAMNGVKPMDRSTVATQKPKPTPAPKMSEEDEGKEYLSSLVSGKIEFELEYSDEFMFGYVRGTDSKVFQKLKAGAFSYESHIDLHGMNSEQAFDNLLFFIRESFLQGNRCVLAVTGRGKNSPGGHSVLKREIQDWLTRDPFRRVVLAFCTAQPKDGGAGALYILLRKQKKVQGKVKWDKGINWGKEF